A window of Polypterus senegalus isolate Bchr_013 chromosome 14, ASM1683550v1, whole genome shotgun sequence contains these coding sequences:
- the plagl2 gene encoding zinc finger protein PLAGL2 isoform X1 — translation MAADAISNQAQISTVTQEEAQGARKSFGVKPLPEDRAALTQEPSECEVCGLLFSTQDKLRVHVYSHTGQKPYHCSQPDCSKAFVSKYKLFRHMATHSPQKTHQCTFCEKMFHRKDHLKNHLQTHDPNKEAFKCEECGKNYNTKMGYKRHIAMHAATSGDLTCKVCMQSYESTPVLLEHLKSHSGKSSGSVKEKKHPCDHCDRHFYTRKDVRRHMVVHTGRKDFLCQYCAQRFGRKDHLTRHVKKSHSQELLKIKTEPQDMLGILNCGSSVSVKEELTPMMCMASSKDSMMGKSFSNTFSVGMYNPHLPTMSNSGMSHTLVPSSLASMGMGCPMESPPSHHHSPPPQQHLPPKYQLGSTSYLPEKPLKVEMESFLMDLQSGLPISSPESHPSPPKVGLEHHQSLDDLPGDHIQSKSPTIITEPFCAANMDFSHLLSFLPLNLPPYNPPMSTSGLVMGYPSQGDPQPPLTSLQPQPQESQGAGSGLSLGPLHPLPPVFTTSLSTTTLPRFHQAFQ, via the exons ATGGCAGCAGATGCCATCAGTAATCAAGCTCAAATTTCCACGGTAACACAAGAAGAAGCGCAAGGTGCCAGGAAGAGTTTTGGGGTCAAGCCTCTTCCAGAAGACAGAGCAGCCCTGACCCAAGAGCCGAGTGAGTGTGAGGTGTGTGGCTTGCTTTTCAGCACACAAGATAAGCTCAGAGTGCATGTGTATAGTCACACCGGACAGAAGCCCTACCACTGCTCTCAGCCCGATTGCTCCAAGGCCTTTGTGTCTAAATATAAACTTTTCAG GCATATGGCCACACATTCTCCACAGAAAACACACCAGTGTACATTCTGTGAAAAAATGTTCCACCGTAAGGACCATCTAAAAAACCATCTGCAGACTCACGATCCAAATAAGGAGGCCTTCAAATGTGAAGAGTGCGGAAAGAATTACAATACCAAGATGGGATACAAGCGGCATATCGCCATGCATGCGGCCACCAGTGGGGACCTCACCTGTAAGGTTTGCATGCAGAGTTATGAGAGCACTCCTGTCCTTCTGGAGCACTTGAAGAGCCACTCTGGGAAGTCTTCAGGCAGCGTAAAAGAGAAAAAGCACCCCTGTGATCACTGCGATCGCCACTTCTATACCCGGAAAGATGTTCGCCGTCACATGGTGGTTCACACAGGTCGCAAAGACTTTCTCTGCCAGTACTGTGCTCAGCGCTTCGGTCGGAAAGACCACTTGACACGCCACGTGAAGAAGAGCCACTCACAGGAGTTACTCAAAATCAAGACAGAGCCACAGGATATGCTAGGAATTCTGAATTGTGGTTCCTCTGTTTCGGTAAAGGAGGAACTCACTCCCATGATGTGCATGGCATCTTCGAAGGACTCAATGATGGGAAAATCCTTTTCCAATACCTTTTCTGTGGGTATGTACAACCCGCACTTGCCAACCATGTCCAATTCTGGGATGTCTCATACTTTAGTACCCAGTTCATTGGCTTCCATGGGAATGGGCTGCCCTATGGAGTCTCCTCCTAGTCATCACCACTCCCCACCTCCGCAGCAGCACCTTCCACCCAAGTATCAACTTGGATCTACCTCATATCTGCCGGAGAAACCCCTTAAAGTGGAAATGGAAAGCTTCCTCATGGATTTACAGAGTGGCCTTCCCATTTCATCCCCCGAGTCCCATCCCTCACCACCAAAGGTTGGGCTGGAGCACCATCAGTCCTTAGACGATCTTCCAGGAGATCACATTCAATCCAAAAGCCCAACAATCATTACAGAACCTTTCTGTGCTGCTAACATGGATTTCTCTCACCTTCTTAGCTTTTTGCCGTTGAACCTCCCTCCATATAACCCGCCAATGTCCACTAGTGGTTTGGTAATGGGTTACCCATCCCAAGGAGATCCTCAGCCACCTCTTACCTCTTTGCAACCACAACCTCAGGAGTCTCAAGGAGCTGGTAGTGGCCTAAGCCTCGGTCCGCTTCACCCTCTGCCCCCCGTTTTCACCACAAGCCTTAGCACGACAACATTGCCACGTTTCCACCAGGCATTTCAATAG
- the plagl2 gene encoding zinc finger protein PLAGL2 isoform X2, translating into MATHSPQKTHQCTFCEKMFHRKDHLKNHLQTHDPNKEAFKCEECGKNYNTKMGYKRHIAMHAATSGDLTCKVCMQSYESTPVLLEHLKSHSGKSSGSVKEKKHPCDHCDRHFYTRKDVRRHMVVHTGRKDFLCQYCAQRFGRKDHLTRHVKKSHSQELLKIKTEPQDMLGILNCGSSVSVKEELTPMMCMASSKDSMMGKSFSNTFSVGMYNPHLPTMSNSGMSHTLVPSSLASMGMGCPMESPPSHHHSPPPQQHLPPKYQLGSTSYLPEKPLKVEMESFLMDLQSGLPISSPESHPSPPKVGLEHHQSLDDLPGDHIQSKSPTIITEPFCAANMDFSHLLSFLPLNLPPYNPPMSTSGLVMGYPSQGDPQPPLTSLQPQPQESQGAGSGLSLGPLHPLPPVFTTSLSTTTLPRFHQAFQ; encoded by the coding sequence ATGGCCACACATTCTCCACAGAAAACACACCAGTGTACATTCTGTGAAAAAATGTTCCACCGTAAGGACCATCTAAAAAACCATCTGCAGACTCACGATCCAAATAAGGAGGCCTTCAAATGTGAAGAGTGCGGAAAGAATTACAATACCAAGATGGGATACAAGCGGCATATCGCCATGCATGCGGCCACCAGTGGGGACCTCACCTGTAAGGTTTGCATGCAGAGTTATGAGAGCACTCCTGTCCTTCTGGAGCACTTGAAGAGCCACTCTGGGAAGTCTTCAGGCAGCGTAAAAGAGAAAAAGCACCCCTGTGATCACTGCGATCGCCACTTCTATACCCGGAAAGATGTTCGCCGTCACATGGTGGTTCACACAGGTCGCAAAGACTTTCTCTGCCAGTACTGTGCTCAGCGCTTCGGTCGGAAAGACCACTTGACACGCCACGTGAAGAAGAGCCACTCACAGGAGTTACTCAAAATCAAGACAGAGCCACAGGATATGCTAGGAATTCTGAATTGTGGTTCCTCTGTTTCGGTAAAGGAGGAACTCACTCCCATGATGTGCATGGCATCTTCGAAGGACTCAATGATGGGAAAATCCTTTTCCAATACCTTTTCTGTGGGTATGTACAACCCGCACTTGCCAACCATGTCCAATTCTGGGATGTCTCATACTTTAGTACCCAGTTCATTGGCTTCCATGGGAATGGGCTGCCCTATGGAGTCTCCTCCTAGTCATCACCACTCCCCACCTCCGCAGCAGCACCTTCCACCCAAGTATCAACTTGGATCTACCTCATATCTGCCGGAGAAACCCCTTAAAGTGGAAATGGAAAGCTTCCTCATGGATTTACAGAGTGGCCTTCCCATTTCATCCCCCGAGTCCCATCCCTCACCACCAAAGGTTGGGCTGGAGCACCATCAGTCCTTAGACGATCTTCCAGGAGATCACATTCAATCCAAAAGCCCAACAATCATTACAGAACCTTTCTGTGCTGCTAACATGGATTTCTCTCACCTTCTTAGCTTTTTGCCGTTGAACCTCCCTCCATATAACCCGCCAATGTCCACTAGTGGTTTGGTAATGGGTTACCCATCCCAAGGAGATCCTCAGCCACCTCTTACCTCTTTGCAACCACAACCTCAGGAGTCTCAAGGAGCTGGTAGTGGCCTAAGCCTCGGTCCGCTTCACCCTCTGCCCCCCGTTTTCACCACAAGCCTTAGCACGACAACATTGCCACGTTTCCACCAGGCATTTCAATAG